The following proteins are encoded in a genomic region of Glycine soja cultivar W05 chromosome 17, ASM419377v2, whole genome shotgun sequence:
- the LOC114392601 gene encoding uncharacterized protein LOC114392601: MASWKKTITTPFKKACTVFKQQQPPRDQKKSQTEQERQVMDLQGEVMACGYEDVQVMWSILDKSKSTNCNITSST; the protein is encoded by the exons ATGGCCTCTTGGAAGAAGACCATCACAACTCCATTCAAAAAGGCTTGCACTGTATTTAAACAGCAGCAACCACCAAGGGATCAAAAGAAGTCTCAAACAG AGCAAGAGAGGCAAGTAATGGATCTGCAGGGTGAAGTGATGGCATGTGGGTATGAAGATGTTCAAGTGATGTGGTCTATTCTGGATAAGTCCAAATCCACAAACTGCAATATAACCTCTTCAACCTGA
- the LOC114392822 gene encoding auxin-responsive protein IAA31-like isoform X2 has translation MGTLEQIDAPQTQSSSSSSSSIDSNNNPSRTRTPPSSSPSSSLCRNRTDLSTDLRLGLSISPSSQSESPFNSTRREESFDWPPIKSILRSTLVGKQSYLSQRPSLFVKVYMEGIPIGRKLNLMAHYGYDGLVKTLGHMFRTNILCPNSQPLNSGNFHVLTYEDQEGDWMMVGDVPWEMFLNSVKRLKITRADRC, from the exons ATGGGAACATTAGAACAAATTGATGCTCCTCAAACCcagtcatcatcatcttcttcttcttccatcgATAGCAACAACAACCCTTCTAGGACTAGGACTCCACCATCCTCTTCCCCTTCATCAAGTCTATGCAGAAACAGAACTGATTTGAGCACTGACCTCAGACTTGGTCTTAGCATCTCTCCTTCTTCTCAATCTGAATCACCCTTCAATTCAACACGAAG GGAAGAAAGTTTTGACTGGCCACCAATTAAGTCTATATTGAGAAGCACCCTTGTGGGGAAACAAAGCTATCTGAGCCAAAGACCCTCTTTGTTTGTCAAAGTCTATATGGAAGGAATCCCCATCGGAAGAAAATTGAATCTGATGGCACATTATGGCTATGATGGACTAGTGAAAACTCTTGGCCATATGTTTAGGACGAACATTCTCT gtCCTAACTCTCAACCACTTAATTCTGGGAATTTTCACGTGCTAACTTATGAGGATCAAGAAGGGGACTGGATGATGGTTGGAGATGTGCCGTGGGA GATGTTCTTGAACAGTGTGAAGAGGCTGAAGATCACAAGAGCTGACCGATGCTAG
- the LOC114392822 gene encoding auxin-responsive protein IAA31-like isoform X1, which produces MSPTLMANQNQRECAECLTWLCFLLITLSLSFFLFCFKVASVVCIYKEPKVAAFLFSLDQFHSLEDMGTLEQIDAPQTQSSSSSSSSIDSNNNPSRTRTPPSSSPSSSLCRNRTDLSTDLRLGLSISPSSQSESPFNSTRREESFDWPPIKSILRSTLVGKQSYLSQRPSLFVKVYMEGIPIGRKLNLMAHYGYDGLVKTLGHMFRTNILCPNSQPLNSGNFHVLTYEDQEGDWMMVGDVPWEMFLNSVKRLKITRADRC; this is translated from the exons ATGTCGCCCACCCTCATGGCAAATCAAAACCAAAGAGAGTGTGCTGAATGTCTGACTTGGCTTTGCTTTTTgcttatcactctctctctctctttctttcttttttgttttaaagtaGCTTCTGTTGTGTGCATATATAAGGAGCCTAAGGTGGCGGCTTTTCTTTTCAGTCTTGATCAGTTTCATTCATTGGAAGATATGGGAACATTAGAACAAATTGATGCTCCTCAAACCcagtcatcatcatcttcttcttcttccatcgATAGCAACAACAACCCTTCTAGGACTAGGACTCCACCATCCTCTTCCCCTTCATCAAGTCTATGCAGAAACAGAACTGATTTGAGCACTGACCTCAGACTTGGTCTTAGCATCTCTCCTTCTTCTCAATCTGAATCACCCTTCAATTCAACACGAAG GGAAGAAAGTTTTGACTGGCCACCAATTAAGTCTATATTGAGAAGCACCCTTGTGGGGAAACAAAGCTATCTGAGCCAAAGACCCTCTTTGTTTGTCAAAGTCTATATGGAAGGAATCCCCATCGGAAGAAAATTGAATCTGATGGCACATTATGGCTATGATGGACTAGTGAAAACTCTTGGCCATATGTTTAGGACGAACATTCTCT gtCCTAACTCTCAACCACTTAATTCTGGGAATTTTCACGTGCTAACTTATGAGGATCAAGAAGGGGACTGGATGATGGTTGGAGATGTGCCGTGGGA GATGTTCTTGAACAGTGTGAAGAGGCTGAAGATCACAAGAGCTGACCGATGCTAG